From Bacteroidota bacterium, the proteins below share one genomic window:
- a CDS encoding T9SS type A sorting domain-containing protein, which produces MSFSSAVHGQQIGDVYVYDSTLSRFSDYDFDDQGNLLFSGYVRPRNTTGTDPFGNLSFDGYWYEDGLTCKADSTGFLQWMTVSGNNNAQENVQEIRFDNLNVFSIGKFIPQSNRMFVNGVSLAFPYPCCNGGYILNTLSNGTFVWAFPLPDDGHSLDIRPNGNIVASDGSGIRSLHTGSTQLWNVPIALSDSRIRVVNDTLWLLGMFQDSLLIGGTTYYTGTVSDADLFVARFTSLGDFIDARHLLGTGMDLIHDLAIDATGRVWISGMFGNDVDIDGTPVCGSGLRVGFLRMDQTLHVDHCEVVPLVGTATPEGVNGEMVFNSSNERIATINTVRHPVFGSDTVFVQTWAGYEGTCVLAKWDASGNLLWYRPLAEPVAGGVEAASVSGHIRKQQNGRWVLAGQMRETCRIDGQTYNASADYSAFFAYLEDTTTIATALPKMPETLSCYLSNPVTDRAVVRFEREPGEGSIQIFDATGRLVKAQSGRLAISETLDCSHIPSGVYLIQLTSGNRLATLRMVKQ; this is translated from the coding sequence ATGAGTTTCTCATCGGCGGTCCACGGGCAACAGATCGGTGATGTATATGTCTACGACAGCACCCTCTCGCGCTTCAGCGATTATGATTTCGATGACCAGGGCAACCTGCTCTTCTCGGGTTATGTGCGCCCAAGAAACACGACCGGTACGGATCCATTTGGGAACCTGAGTTTTGACGGATATTGGTATGAAGACGGATTGACCTGCAAGGCGGATTCTACGGGGTTTCTTCAGTGGATGACCGTTTCGGGGAATAACAATGCCCAGGAGAATGTGCAGGAGATTCGATTCGATAACCTGAACGTTTTTTCCATCGGTAAATTCATTCCGCAAAGCAACCGCATGTTTGTGAACGGCGTGTCCTTGGCTTTTCCGTATCCGTGTTGCAACGGTGGCTATATCTTGAACACCTTGTCGAACGGCACTTTTGTATGGGCGTTTCCGTTGCCGGACGACGGCCACTCGCTGGATATCCGACCGAACGGCAACATCGTTGCGAGCGACGGATCCGGCATCCGCTCCTTGCATACCGGATCAACGCAGTTGTGGAATGTGCCCATTGCGCTGAGTGATTCCAGGATCAGGGTCGTGAACGACACGCTTTGGTTGTTGGGCATGTTTCAGGATTCGTTACTGATCGGCGGAACCACTTATTATACCGGTACGGTCTCCGATGCTGATCTGTTCGTGGCGCGTTTCACAAGCCTGGGAGACTTTATCGACGCGCGTCATCTGCTCGGAACCGGCATGGACCTGATTCATGACCTGGCAATCGATGCGACGGGTCGTGTCTGGATCTCCGGCATGTTCGGCAATGATGTGGATATCGACGGAACGCCGGTCTGCGGGTCCGGATTGCGGGTCGGTTTCCTACGGATGGATCAAACCCTCCATGTGGATCATTGCGAAGTCGTTCCCTTGGTTGGAACGGCAACACCGGAAGGCGTGAACGGAGAAATGGTTTTCAATTCATCCAACGAACGCATCGCGACGATCAATACCGTCAGGCATCCGGTGTTCGGTAGCGATACCGTATTCGTCCAGACATGGGCGGGTTACGAAGGAACTTGTGTGTTGGCCAAGTGGGACGCGTCCGGAAACCTGCTGTGGTACCGGCCTTTGGCGGAGCCGGTCGCCGGCGGCGTAGAGGCGGCGTCCGTCAGCGGACACATTCGGAAGCAACAAAACGGACGCTGGGTCCTTGCCGGTCAGATGCGCGAAACCTGTCGCATCGACGGACAGACATATAATGCGTCTGCCGACTACTCCGCATTTTTCGCTTACCTCGAAGATACCACCACGATTGCTACTGCATTACCGAAGATGCCGGAAACGTTGAGCTGTTATTTGAGTAATCCGGTGACCGACCGCGCCGTTGTTCGATTTGAACGTGAACCGGGCGAAGGAAGCATTCAAATCTTCGATGCCACCGGACGACTGGTCAAGGCTCAGAGCGGACGGCTAGCTATCTCAGAAACGCTCGACTGCAGCCACATTCCAAGCGGAGTTTATCTGATACAACTAACATCCGGGAATCGCCTGGCAACCTTACGCATGGTAAAGCAATAG
- a CDS encoding ribonuclease H-like domain-containing protein, producing the protein MQRTIPLHEIAFLDIETAAVYPSFESMPEAWQQLWRRKSVGFRDPEPPEESYRKAGIYAEFGKVICIVVAIPDRFGAIQYEVFDDPDEAKLLRSFGLFLHTAFRSGRKWLCAHNGKEFDFPFIARRMLVNGLPLPDALDTAGRKPWEVQHLDTMELWKFGDYKAFTSLTLLAQLFNLPCPKDDLDGSMVGETYWVEQDLPRIVRYCRKDVETLVQVYLRMRGNMVGATLL; encoded by the coding sequence ATGCAACGCACTATTCCCCTGCATGAGATCGCGTTTCTGGATATTGAGACGGCGGCTGTTTATCCTTCCTTCGAGTCGATGCCGGAAGCCTGGCAGCAGTTATGGAGGCGAAAGTCGGTCGGCTTTCGCGATCCGGAACCTCCGGAGGAGAGCTATCGCAAGGCAGGCATCTACGCCGAATTTGGGAAAGTAATCTGCATCGTGGTGGCCATACCGGATCGTTTCGGTGCCATCCAGTACGAAGTATTCGACGACCCCGATGAGGCGAAACTCTTAAGAAGTTTCGGATTGTTTCTGCACACCGCGTTTCGAAGCGGACGAAAGTGGTTGTGCGCGCACAACGGGAAAGAGTTCGACTTTCCCTTCATTGCCAGAAGGATGCTGGTAAATGGATTGCCACTACCCGATGCCCTTGATACGGCAGGTCGAAAACCCTGGGAGGTTCAGCACCTGGATACCATGGAGCTTTGGAAATTCGGCGATTACAAAGCGTTTACTTCGCTTACCCTGCTGGCTCAATTGTTTAACCTGCCCTGTCCGAAGGACGATCTGGACGGCAGCATGGTCGGTGAGACCTATTGGGTGGAGCAGGACCTTCCACGAATAGTACGCTATTGCCGGAAGGACGTCGAAACGCTCGTGCAGGTTTACCTGCGAATGCGTGGAAATATGGTAGGAGCAACCCTGCTGTAA
- a CDS encoding DNA-3-methyladenine glycosylase 2 family protein, giving the protein MDQVFERDPVMAGLHRQFSPKKLRRKKQIYLRICSAIMSQQLSTKVADTLHRRFLELYGEAEPTPEQILETPHETLRAIGLSNAKAIYVKEVARHFIEQGLSDALLQKMSDAEVIEELTKIKGVGVWTVQMILMFSLARPDVFPSGDFGIQQAMIKLYKLRTTDKKKMIARMEKIASAWSPYRTLASMYLWQWKDE; this is encoded by the coding sequence ATAGATCAAGTATTTGAACGTGATCCGGTCATGGCCGGATTGCATCGTCAATTCAGCCCGAAGAAATTGCGTCGCAAGAAGCAGATCTATTTACGCATCTGTTCTGCCATCATGTCGCAACAGTTATCCACGAAGGTGGCGGACACCTTGCACCGAAGGTTTTTGGAACTCTACGGCGAAGCAGAGCCTACGCCCGAACAAATTCTCGAAACCCCTCACGAGACCTTGCGCGCAATAGGTCTGTCAAATGCGAAGGCGATCTATGTAAAAGAAGTGGCCCGACATTTTATCGAGCAGGGATTAAGCGACGCGCTGCTCCAAAAGATGAGCGACGCGGAGGTGATCGAAGAACTGACCAAGATCAAGGGCGTTGGCGTATGGACCGTGCAGATGATCCTCATGTTTTCGCTCGCCCGCCCGGATGTGTTTCCATCGGGAGATTTCGGAATTCAACAGGCAATGATCAAGTTGTACAAACTCCGTACGACCGACAAGAAAAAAATGATCGCTCGTATGGAAAAGATCGCTTCAGCCTGGTCGCCTTATCGGACGTTGGCGAGCATGTATCTGTGGCAATGGAAGGATGAATGA
- the lipB gene encoding lipoyl(octanoyl) transferase LipB, giving the protein MPRVLFSELGRFGYQEAWDLQERLFQELVDRKLRNRNLRQEEQEPLQHYLLFCEHPHVFTLGRSGDAGHLLADEQTLKEIGAIFIKNNRGGDITYHGPGQLVGYPILDLDDFFTDIHRYLRYLEEAIIRVLGSYGVKAGRYPGYTGVWIDPEDDAKARKICAMGVRCSRWVTMHGFAFNVNTDLSYFEHIVPCGIKDKDVTSLQRELGRAIDMSEVSHRLKHELAALFGMQLEPAELG; this is encoded by the coding sequence ATGCCGCGAGTATTGTTCAGCGAGTTGGGGCGTTTCGGATACCAGGAGGCCTGGGATTTACAGGAGCGGCTGTTCCAGGAATTGGTAGATCGCAAACTTCGGAACCGAAATCTTCGGCAGGAAGAACAGGAGCCACTCCAGCATTATCTCCTTTTCTGCGAGCACCCCCACGTATTCACCCTGGGTAGAAGCGGGGATGCCGGTCATTTATTGGCGGATGAACAAACGTTAAAGGAAATTGGAGCGATTTTCATTAAGAATAACCGGGGCGGCGATATCACGTATCACGGTCCCGGGCAGCTGGTAGGCTACCCGATCCTCGACCTCGACGATTTTTTCACCGATATACACCGCTACCTCCGGTATTTGGAGGAGGCCATCATCCGCGTGCTCGGTTCCTATGGTGTGAAAGCTGGTCGTTATCCCGGCTATACAGGTGTCTGGATCGACCCGGAAGATGATGCGAAGGCCCGTAAGATCTGCGCGATGGGTGTGCGTTGCTCCCGCTGGGTTACCATGCACGGTTTCGCGTTCAATGTCAATACGGACCTTTCCTATTTCGAACACATCGTACCCTGCGGAATCAAAGACAAGGATGTGACCTCGCTGCAACGGGAATTGGGCCGGGCAATCGATATGTCAGAAGTGAGTCACAGATTGAAACACGAGCTGGCCGCGCTTTTCGGTATGCAGTTGGAACCGGCGGAGCTGGGGTGA
- a CDS encoding DUF288 domain-containing protein, producing MTSLIITSISAPNAVLRRFAEACPQHGLDFIVIGDVKSPADFSLPGCRFVSIEEQDTLDFRLARILPKKHYARKNLGYLLAWKSDCIIETDDDNFPYDTFFTPRNRSVEAFTVGGKGWVNAYDYYSDDKLWPRGLPLEAIHNPTPPLSLTRQAVLAPVQQGLANENPDVDAVFRMTRELPVNFRSAPPVALGEGAWCPFNSQNTTWFPEAFLLLYLPSYCSFRMTDIWRSFVAQRLLWTCGWPMLFHEATVWQERNEHNLLRDFSDEVPGYLHNAAMAHALEELDLKSGQEHLSENLFRCYQTLTERGWVGKEELPLVEAWIQDAEIR from the coding sequence ATGACCAGTCTGATCATCACCTCCATTTCCGCTCCGAATGCCGTGCTGCGTCGTTTTGCGGAAGCCTGTCCTCAACATGGCCTTGACTTTATTGTCATTGGAGACGTAAAATCACCTGCCGATTTCTCGCTACCGGGTTGCCGGTTCGTATCCATCGAGGAGCAAGACACGCTCGACTTCCGGCTGGCGCGGATTCTTCCCAAGAAACACTACGCGCGCAAAAATCTGGGCTACCTGCTGGCCTGGAAAAGCGACTGCATCATCGAAACGGATGATGATAATTTTCCGTACGACACGTTCTTCACACCACGTAACCGATCGGTTGAGGCATTCACCGTTGGCGGAAAAGGCTGGGTGAATGCGTATGACTATTATTCCGACGACAAGCTTTGGCCGCGTGGGTTGCCCCTGGAGGCGATCCACAACCCTACACCTCCGCTTTCCCTGACACGACAAGCCGTCCTTGCTCCGGTCCAGCAGGGACTTGCCAATGAAAATCCCGATGTTGACGCGGTGTTTCGTATGACACGGGAACTCCCGGTGAATTTTCGTTCGGCGCCCCCGGTAGCACTGGGCGAAGGCGCCTGGTGCCCCTTCAACAGCCAGAACACTACCTGGTTTCCGGAAGCTTTCCTGCTGCTCTACCTGCCTTCCTATTGCAGTTTCCGCATGACCGATATCTGGCGCAGCTTTGTCGCACAACGGCTGCTGTGGACCTGCGGCTGGCCCATGCTTTTTCACGAAGCGACCGTTTGGCAGGAACGGAACGAACACAACCTGCTGCGCGATTTCTCGGACGAAGTGCCGGGATACCTGCACAATGCCGCCATGGCACATGCGCTGGAGGAACTTGACCTGAAATCCGGGCAAGAACACCTTTCCGAAAATTTATTCCGTTGCTACCAGACACTCACTGAACGGGGCTGGGTCGGAAAAGAAGAGCTACCGCTGGTAGAAGCCTGGATCCAGGACGCGGAAATCCGTTGA
- a CDS encoding serine hydrolase translates to MANARFRRILFRTLGLIFLFLLSGSVALMITGYSYVFKTLVYTYPGIDDLELFSTRIIDDPAPVRWPYASDYQDRRPSAPLSGELEKNKSVAYLVVRNDSLLYEQYWDRYDTVSPSNSFSVAKSIVGLLVGIAADEHLLELDQPIGRYLPHFNTEAGNTCSIRELLMMSSGLNWDESYASLFSYTTEAYYGTDLPALTNKLKVIEEPGSVFRYMSGNTLLLGMILERATGERLSDYAAKKLWKPLGATAPAFWSLDHADGIEKAYCCFYSNARDFARIGQLVLDSGMSQGRQIVSKDYIRQMTTPIGLPDERGAVTDYYGYHWWLATVDGHRVVYARGILGQYIIVIPDLQLVVVRLGIERGTKEEDQHYSDFKAYVRGAVEMVR, encoded by the coding sequence ATGGCTAACGCACGCTTCCGTCGGATCCTGTTTCGAACACTCGGGCTGATCTTCTTGTTTCTCCTCAGTGGCTCGGTGGCCCTGATGATTACCGGTTACAGCTACGTTTTCAAAACACTGGTCTATACCTATCCGGGTATCGATGATCTGGAGCTGTTTTCCACCCGCATCATCGACGATCCGGCACCCGTTCGTTGGCCCTATGCATCCGACTATCAGGACCGCCGGCCCTCCGCACCGCTCAGCGGGGAGTTGGAGAAGAACAAAAGCGTTGCCTACCTGGTAGTTCGCAACGACAGCCTGTTGTACGAACAATACTGGGACCGCTACGATACGGTATCGCCCAGCAATTCTTTTTCCGTTGCAAAGAGCATTGTCGGGTTGCTCGTGGGGATCGCGGCTGATGAACACCTCCTGGAACTCGACCAGCCGATCGGGCGCTATCTGCCGCATTTCAATACGGAAGCGGGGAACACCTGCAGCATCCGGGAGTTGTTGATGATGAGCTCCGGCCTGAACTGGGATGAATCGTATGCTTCGCTCTTCTCCTATACTACCGAGGCGTATTATGGAACCGACTTACCGGCACTGACGAATAAGCTCAAGGTGATCGAGGAGCCCGGTTCCGTGTTCCGGTACATGAGCGGCAACACGTTGTTGTTGGGAATGATCCTTGAACGAGCCACGGGCGAACGTTTGTCTGATTACGCTGCGAAAAAACTGTGGAAGCCGCTGGGGGCAACCGCTCCCGCGTTCTGGTCGCTCGATCACGCCGACGGAATTGAAAAGGCGTATTGTTGTTTCTATTCCAATGCCCGCGATTTTGCCCGGATCGGACAGTTGGTGCTTGACAGTGGAATGTCTCAAGGGAGGCAAATAGTGTCGAAAGATTATATCCGACAAATGACCACGCCCATCGGCTTGCCGGATGAGCGGGGAGCGGTCACTGATTATTATGGTTATCACTGGTGGCTTGCAACCGTGGACGGTCATCGGGTCGTGTATGCAAGAGGAATCCTTGGTCAATACATCATCGTGATCCCGGATCTGCAACTCGTCGTGGTGCGGCTCGGCATTGAACGCGGCACCAAAGAGGAAGACCAGCATTACAGCGACTTCAAGGCCTACGTGCGGGGAGCTGTCGAGATGGTCCGGTAA
- a CDS encoding TonB-dependent receptor: protein MRTPLCLLLLFLLSPLFLSAQSHSVSGKLTGSDGSALIGASVILQRLPDSSFVAGTVTDATGNFSLLAPRPGDYVIKLAFVGFEDLFIRRNITSNIELGTLKLRDKATVLSTVNIVELTPPALQKGDTTEYNSKAFKTQPDANAEDLVTKMPGIQQGTDGKVQAQGENVQRVLVDGKPFFGDDPNAVLKNLPAEVIDRIQVFDQRSDQSQFTGFDDGNSLKTLNIITKPQFRDGVFGRAFAGAGTEDRWKGGATVNLFNKNRRLTFLLNGNNINEQNFSTEDLLGVMSGSSNNNRPQGMRGGFGGRGGGRGRGGDNFYNPADNFLVDQRNGISTTQSFGVNYANKWKTVDASFSYFFNRSENEAVSDLYRTYITAENSDLAYTETSNTNSINLNHRFSSRVEWKLDSLNSFIIQPKFSLQHNEGDRVLLGSNISGSSITGFTDTQNGSDLDGINTSVSLLWRHSFQKRGRSLSLSMTPGFNNQKGNNYLLSLLDSYNDTLAADKTDQVGRIDKQGLTLNTQVNYTEPLSERSQLQVSYGGNYQRNTSDKATFNYVAATRDYIDKDSSLSNNFRTEYVSHQGGLTYRYNKQKWNLGIGANYQQASLDNTFIDPEREPVARNFSSVLPNAFFQYRFSQRKSLRANYRSNNNAPTADQLQSVINNSNPLQLTSGNPDLSQDFQNNLSIRYSAVNTEKNSSFFALLAGSYTFDYIGNSTFVAFSDTVLSSTVTLASGSQYTRPVNLDGYYNLRSFMNYSFPVKFLKSNLNLNASLNYNLTPSLINELKNEAGSGTYGAGVLLSSNISEKVDFSIGTNFSYNSLHNTLQASADNEYYSQTSRAKIQVMPWKGLVLLSEWNYTYNTGLSSSINQNILLWNAGIGYKFGKDRAFDLRLTAFDLLEENTSVTRTTTDTYFDDSRTNILQRYFMLTLTYNFKKFREAEGQ from the coding sequence ATGCGTACCCCCCTCTGTCTGCTCCTGCTGTTCCTGCTTTCACCACTTTTCCTTTCAGCCCAATCTCATTCCGTCAGCGGCAAGCTGACCGGATCCGATGGCAGCGCGTTGATTGGCGCCTCCGTCATTCTGCAACGACTTCCCGACTCCTCCTTCGTAGCAGGAACGGTTACGGATGCAACAGGCAATTTCTCGCTCCTGGCACCCCGGCCTGGAGACTATGTTATCAAACTCGCGTTTGTCGGCTTCGAAGATCTTTTCATTCGACGAAACATCACTTCGAACATCGAATTAGGGACCCTGAAGCTGCGCGACAAGGCCACGGTCTTATCAACTGTCAATATTGTAGAACTCACGCCTCCCGCGCTCCAGAAAGGCGACACCACCGAATACAACAGTAAAGCGTTCAAGACACAGCCCGATGCCAATGCCGAGGACCTGGTAACAAAAATGCCGGGCATCCAGCAAGGAACCGACGGCAAGGTGCAGGCGCAGGGCGAAAACGTGCAACGCGTGTTGGTCGATGGCAAGCCATTCTTTGGCGACGATCCCAATGCCGTGCTGAAGAATCTGCCGGCGGAAGTCATTGACCGCATTCAGGTCTTCGATCAACGCAGTGATCAGAGTCAGTTCACCGGATTTGACGACGGCAACAGCTTAAAGACGCTCAACATCATTACGAAGCCGCAGTTCCGCGACGGTGTTTTCGGACGCGCATTCGCCGGGGCAGGAACCGAAGACCGCTGGAAAGGCGGCGCTACCGTCAACCTCTTCAACAAGAATCGTCGCCTCACTTTCCTGCTAAACGGTAATAACATCAACGAGCAAAACTTCTCTACCGAGGATCTACTGGGTGTGATGAGCGGTAGCAGTAACAATAACCGGCCGCAAGGTATGCGCGGGGGTTTCGGTGGACGTGGAGGCGGGCGCGGTCGCGGAGGTGACAACTTCTATAACCCGGCCGACAATTTCCTCGTCGATCAGCGAAACGGCATCAGCACCACACAATCGTTCGGTGTGAACTATGCCAATAAATGGAAAACAGTCGATGCCAGTTTCAGCTACTTCTTCAACCGGAGTGAAAACGAAGCGGTTTCAGATCTCTATCGAACCTACATCACGGCGGAGAACAGTGACCTGGCCTACACGGAGACCTCGAACACCAATTCGATCAACCTGAACCATCGCTTCAGTTCGCGCGTGGAATGGAAACTCGACTCCCTCAATTCATTCATCATCCAGCCGAAGTTCTCTCTTCAGCATAATGAGGGGGACCGGGTCTTGCTCGGAAGCAACATTTCCGGTTCATCGATTACCGGTTTCACCGACACGCAGAATGGCTCTGATCTGGACGGGATCAACACCAGCGTTTCGCTCCTCTGGCGCCACAGTTTCCAAAAACGTGGTCGCTCGCTAAGCCTTTCCATGACGCCAGGCTTTAACAATCAAAAGGGGAATAACTATCTGCTCTCCTTACTCGACAGCTACAACGATACGCTCGCGGCAGACAAAACCGATCAGGTCGGAAGAATCGACAAGCAAGGTCTTACCCTGAACACACAAGTGAACTATACTGAACCACTGAGCGAACGCAGCCAACTTCAAGTCAGCTATGGCGGAAATTACCAACGGAACACCTCCGACAAAGCGACGTTCAACTATGTGGCGGCCACACGCGACTACATCGACAAAGACTCGAGCCTTTCCAACAACTTCCGAACGGAGTATGTTTCGCATCAGGGCGGACTGACCTATCGATACAACAAACAAAAGTGGAACCTGGGTATCGGCGCCAACTATCAGCAGGCATCGCTTGACAACACGTTCATTGATCCCGAGCGAGAACCGGTTGCCCGCAACTTTTCCTCCGTTTTGCCGAACGCTTTCTTCCAGTACCGATTCAGTCAGCGTAAAAGCCTGCGGGCGAATTATCGCTCGAACAATAACGCCCCGACAGCCGACCAATTACAATCCGTCATCAACAACAGCAATCCCCTGCAACTCACTTCCGGCAACCCGGACTTGTCGCAGGACTTTCAAAACAATCTCAGCATTCGCTATTCGGCGGTGAATACCGAGAAGAATTCGTCTTTCTTCGCCTTGCTTGCAGGCTCCTACACGTTCGATTATATCGGCAACAGCACCTTTGTCGCGTTTTCTGACACCGTTCTGAGCAGCACGGTCACACTTGCCAGCGGATCCCAGTACACTCGTCCGGTTAACCTTGACGGTTACTACAACCTGCGTTCGTTCATGAATTACAGCTTTCCGGTGAAATTCCTGAAGTCCAACCTCAACCTGAACGCGTCTCTTAACTACAACCTGACACCGAGCCTGATCAACGAGTTGAAAAACGAAGCGGGCAGCGGCACCTACGGCGCCGGCGTGTTACTCAGCAGTAACATCAGCGAGAAAGTGGACTTCAGCATCGGCACTAATTTTTCCTACAATTCCCTGCACAATACCCTACAGGCTTCTGCCGACAACGAATACTACTCACAAACCAGCAGGGCCAAAATCCAGGTGATGCCGTGGAAAGGGCTGGTCCTGCTTTCGGAATGGAACTATACGTACAACACGGGGCTTAGCAGCAGCATCAACCAGAACATCCTCTTGTGGAATGCCGGGATCGGATACAAATTCGGCAAGGACCGTGCATTCGACTTGCGACTGACGGCCTTCGACCTGCTCGAAGAAAACACCAGTGTAACCCGTACCACCACGGATACCTATTTTGACGACAGCCGAACGAACATCCTGCAACGGTATTTCATGCTGACACTGACCTATAATTTCAAGAAATTCCGTGAAGCGGAAGGACAGTGA